A region from the Salidesulfovibrio onnuriiensis genome encodes:
- a CDS encoding J domain-containing protein has translation MNVQECYRILQLDKGAGLEEVKSSYRKLAFKYHPDLNTSPDAANKFREINEAYVIIKDALDKAEQEPKFQPPPRREKPKTKPKEGAREYAQQQQRAKRESHKRFKESTRSRTQHFYYKEEEVLQDLLNDPFARKVFEDIYSQIRKKNPNYKGPVELKRRKLSLQWGDKKLHLDLSKGIGGGIKSWLRKTMDHEETVYFPVHLLMPGRKIRIRVEQKFAKGPKTIEVTLPPDFVIGRPIRLKGLGRRLGPIRGDLLLRILPKA, from the coding sequence ATGAATGTTCAGGAATGCTACCGCATACTCCAACTCGATAAAGGGGCCGGCCTGGAAGAGGTGAAATCCTCCTACAGAAAACTGGCCTTCAAATATCATCCGGACCTGAACACCAGCCCTGACGCCGCCAATAAATTCCGCGAGATAAACGAAGCCTACGTCATCATCAAGGACGCGCTGGACAAGGCCGAACAGGAACCGAAATTCCAACCTCCGCCGCGCCGGGAAAAACCCAAGACAAAGCCCAAAGAGGGTGCCCGTGAATACGCTCAACAGCAGCAACGGGCCAAAAGGGAATCCCACAAGAGGTTCAAGGAATCCACACGGTCGCGGACCCAGCACTTCTACTACAAGGAAGAGGAAGTGCTGCAGGATTTGCTCAACGACCCGTTTGCCCGCAAGGTCTTTGAGGACATCTACAGCCAGATCCGCAAAAAGAACCCCAATTACAAGGGCCCGGTGGAACTCAAAAGGCGCAAGCTTTCCCTGCAATGGGGAGACAAGAAGCTCCACCTCGACCTTTCCAAGGGAATCGGCGGAGGAATCAAATCATGGCTCAGAAAAACCATGGACCATGAGGAAACCGTCTATTTCCCGGTGCACCTGCTCATGCCCGGGCGCAAGATCCGCATCCGGGTCGAACAGAAATTCGCAAAAGGTCCCAAAACAATCGAAGTCACCCTTCCTCCGGACTTCGTCATCGGCCGCCCCATTCGTCTCAAAGGCCTGGGAAGAAGGCTCGGCCCCATAAGGGGTG
- a CDS encoding YkgJ family cysteine cluster protein produces MTLKAFECRMCGHCCHGEGGIIMSEKDRQRLALHLGISVEELLEKYSEERNGKISLGTGDDGYCVFFKDGCGVHPGRPDICRAWPFFRGNLIDSMSWEMIQEYCPGVNPEAGHAEFVRQGRQYLRDENLLRYDPATDPNALITDED; encoded by the coding sequence ATGACGCTCAAAGCCTTTGAATGCCGCATGTGCGGCCACTGCTGTCATGGCGAGGGCGGAATCATCATGTCGGAAAAGGACAGGCAGCGCCTGGCCCTACACCTGGGGATATCCGTCGAGGAACTCCTTGAAAAATACTCCGAGGAGCGCAACGGCAAGATCAGCCTGGGCACCGGTGACGACGGCTACTGCGTCTTTTTCAAGGACGGATGCGGCGTGCACCCTGGCAGACCGGACATCTGCCGCGCATGGCCTTTTTTCCGGGGCAACCTCATCGATTCCATGAGCTGGGAAATGATCCAGGAATACTGCCCGGGAGTGAACCCCGAAGCCGGACACGCGGAATTCGTGCGCCAGGGCAGGCAGTATTTGCGCGACGAGAACCTTTTGCGCTATGATCCGGCCACTGATCCCAATGCGCTCATAACCGACGAAGACTGA
- a CDS encoding CoA-binding protein translates to MIVNEYELDTLIKSFRTIAIVGASDKPGRPVDGVGRALIERGFDVIPVHPKRTDVWGLKTYASVKDIPVPVDCVDLFRAAQWCPDHAREVLEMSPLPKAFWMQSGIMSDEACEILKDHDILVIEDRCLMVDVSRLGIGR, encoded by the coding sequence TCGTTCAGGACCATAGCCATTGTCGGCGCATCGGACAAGCCCGGCCGCCCCGTGGACGGTGTTGGACGGGCCCTCATCGAGCGTGGATTCGACGTCATCCCGGTTCACCCGAAGCGCACGGACGTCTGGGGCTTGAAGACATACGCAAGCGTCAAGGACATCCCCGTTCCCGTGGATTGCGTGGACCTTTTCCGCGCCGCCCAATGGTGTCCGGACCATGCCCGTGAAGTGCTGGAAATGTCCCCGCTTCCCAAGGCATTCTGGATGCAGTCCGGCATCATGAGCGACGAAGCCTGCGAAATCCTGAAAGACCATGACATCCTGGTCATCGAGGACCGTTGTCTCATGGTGGACGTCAGCAGGCTGGGAATCGGACGATGA